The genomic window taaccctaacccatctgtctctggtgttcctccccctggggattcctacattaaccctaacccatctgtctctggtgttcctccccctggggattcctacattaaccctaacccacctgtctctggtattcctccccctggggattcctacattaaccctaacccatctgtctctggtgttcctccccctggggattcctacattaaccctaacccatctgtctctggTGTTCCTTCCCCTGGGGATtcctacattaaccctaacccacctgtctctggtattcctccccctggggattcctacattaaccctaacccatctgtctctggtattcctccccctggggattcctacatcaaccctaacccatctgtctctggTGTTCCTCCCCTGGGGATtcctacattaaccctaacccatctgtctctggTATCCCTCCCCCTGGGGATTCCTACAtcaaccctaacccatctgtctctggtattcctccccctggggattcctacatcaaccctaacccatctgtctctggTATTCCTCCCCCTGGGGATTTCTACATTACTGTGGTCATTTGTTATAAATCATTTAGCTCTGCATAGATAATGTAGAAAGTGCAGGTACCTAACTGGTCTTTTGGCCTGAGGTTAATGGCATTGCTGTTGTGTTCACTGTAGTAAGTGTGTTAAGATAGGTAGGTTACAGTGTCATACAGACTATTACCGAGATACAcatggccagtttattaggtacaccaatctagtaccgggtcagacCCCGTTTTGCCTgtagaacagcctgaattcttcggggcatggacaaGTAAAGGCTTGTCCTGTATTTATTAGGGGGTGCAGtaccttcagcacccctacttcctgcgttcggagatgccgttctgcacaccgctgttgtactgcgccgttatttgccagTTTATGGCCAGCATGTTAGCTTGCaccattcttgccattctcctttgacctctcatcaacgagctgttttttgcccacaggactgccgctgactggatgttttttgtttttcgcaccattctcggtaaaccctagaccaggggttctcaaacttttTTGGCCCACAACCCCATTTTTATATCTGAAAATTCTCACGTccccaaccatgtgaaaaaaaatatgtaattaaCAGTCagtgtttacttttttatttggggctatgacagtcaattgcaaattagtctgacataatgtatcatatctcaccaccactaatgagatgggtgtgcttgtcAGGGGGCATGGTCAacagtgcgcacctcatctctgctgtcgcatccaacctggatcgatatttggttttaatacagacgagagcactgaatccagcttcacacagatatgagctgaCTAAAGGTACCAtgagttttatggtgctttcaagacaaccgggaaatacgaggtcaaatcatgacgttagtgatcttcaggtcggaaagtcggagttctagaaagaggcccaagttcccgagttggaattccgagttggatgaccgttcaaaaatatttttcccagtcggagctagtttttttctgagttcccagtagtcttgaacgcactgaagtcggaagttggagatttccgagttcccagttgttttgaacgcagcattaATGCTCAGAGGCAGACGGCAGGGTGTTATgccctttgagtcaggaaccaaaactcctctgtagtgacccgtgaatggatttggtcacatgacagctcgatcagctgttcaATTTCACTTACCAGCATGTCAACTGAGTTaggatcacagtcaaacggattgggaagtaggtcccatgttgctcttccaagcgttggaggtgagcagtcatccctcgtgtgggacacttactgatgctgttttctgttagaaGCACAGCCGAGGGAAGGGGGCATGGTTCTCTTTTGAAAGACTCTCTTCAATAAGAATTATTTCCTCTGAATCGACTGATAAGGTCAcatctgtagaatgtttttgtatttcccttgcgttcagtttcccaaatatgtcTGTTCCATAGGCAAGGAGACGCATGTTCTTTTCATTAcacattcatttttttttttttttacattcattgtgaatgacaacagttcctctctcaatgcgaaaaatctttccaacactccccctcgataaccaccaagcctcggtgtgaaatagaacattgtcatgctctgatcctaTATCTCCACATCATTTTGTGAACAGGCGTGGGtgcagtggatgtggtttgatgtatactgaacaaaaatataaacgcaacaatttcaacgattttccTGAGTTTACacttcatagaaggaaatcagtcaattgaaaaaaaaaaattaggccctaatctatggatttcacatgactgggcaggggcacagccatgggtgggcctgggagggcataggctcacccccttgggagccaggcccacccactggggagtgaGGTCCAGCCAattagaatgagtttttccccagaaaagggctttattacagacagaaatactcttcagcaggtcaggtggatggattatcttgacaaaggagaaatgctcactaacagggatgtaaacaaatgtgtgcacaacatttgaggaAAATCAGCTTTTCCTAAAAAAAAATtggtgcatatggaacatttctgggatctgtcatttcagctcatgaaaaatgggaccaacactttacatgttgcgtttatatttttgttcagtatagtttacaaTCGAAAttacctgctgcagtatatcTCCGGGTTCTGTGCACAGCTCTTTTGCCGCCAATTGCTCTCGGTGTATCATACAATCtatccatatggcagagggagacacattcagAACTAGTGCAGAGGCCGTCCCGCCGTAGATGGAGCCCCgtctgtgcaaaagcccaccattccATCCCATGGACTCAGTTTTTcgtcaatatagccacgcagcacactgaacatcccctgtgccctttcatgctcgggaatcgtgagacagaacaatatgtcctcgtgaatagcatcccccCGACATGTATAGCGGACAAAAGTCAATACATGGGCATGTCagccctcacagctaacgtccatctggagagcataagctggggagtttgagtcgttcagtcagtttcctcttgattgctagaAATAGCATCAATTCTTTGTTGAACAGTGTTATCTGACAGAGTTATTGATGTGggtttctgtgcctctgcctcccaacacattgttttcaccatatcagtTGCGTCCGGTAATATCAAAgtcaatagtgtgtggtttcatagtgtagcgggcctagccattcactgtgggaatgattcatatataatttatatatacattaccagtcaacagtttggacacacctactcattcaagggtttttctttgtttttacaatattttacattgtagaataatagtgaagacatcaaaactacgaaataacacatatggaatcatgtagtaaccaaaaaagtgttaaacaaatcaaaatctattttatatttgagattcttcaaatagccaccctttgccttgatgacagctttgcacactcttggcattctctcaaccagcttcatgaggtagtcatctggaatgcatttatattaacaggtgtgtcttcttaaaagttaatatgtttgagccaatcagttgtgttgtgacaaggtagggggggtatacagaagatagccctatttggtaaaataccaagtccatattatgacaagaacagctcaaatatgcaaagagaaacgacagtccatcattactttaagacatgaaggtcagtcaatacggaacatttcaagaactttgaatgtttcttcaagtgcagacccaaaaaccatcaagcgctatgatgaaactggctcttgtGAGGACCGCaccaggaaaggaagacccagcgttacctctgctgcagaggataagttcattagagttaccagcctcagaaattgcagttcaaataaatgcttcgcagagttcaagtaacagacacatctcaacatcaactgttcagaggagactgcgtgaatcaggccttcatggtcgaattgctgcaaagaaaccactactaaaggacaccaataagaagaagagacttgcttgggccaagaaacacaagcaatggacattagaccggtggaaatttgtcctttggtctggagtccaaatttgagatttttggttccaaccgcggtgtctttgtgagacgcagtgtgggtgaacggatgatctctgcatgtgtatttcccaccataaagcatggaggaggaggtgttatggtgtgggtgtgctttgctgatgacactgtctgtgatttatttagaattcaaggcacacttaaccagcatggctaccacagcattctgcagtgatacgcaatcccatctggtttgggcttagtgggactatcatttgtttttcaacaggagaatgacccaacacacctccaggctgtgtaagggctatttgaccaagaaggagagtgatggagtgctgcatcagatgacttggcctccacaatcacctgacctcaacccgattgagatggtttgggagagttggaccgcagagtgaaggaaaagcagccaataagtgctcagcatatgtgggaactccttcaagactgttggaaaagcattccaggtgaagctggttgagagaagctgtcatcaaggcaaagggtggctatttgaagaatctcaaatataaaatatattttgatttgtttaacacattctttgcttactacatgattccatatgtgttatttcatagttttgatgtcttcactattcttctacaatgtagaaaatagtaaaaaataaagaaaaacccttgaatgagtaggtgtgtccaaacatttaactggtactgtatatatatttctttttCTCAGGATTTGGGAAATTCTCCCTgcgaccccattttcatatcgGGAACTGCTTCCCTAGACAgtgttgtgcgtgaaaagcccaggagccgtttctgagatactggaaccggcgcgtctggcaccgacgatcataccacgctcagtcACTTAGTGCGCTTGTTTTTTCCCGTTCTAACGTTCAACAGTAACTGGATGCctggatgcctgtctgcctgctgtaTAGCCACGGCCACTCACTGTTTGTAGAAGCTAACCATTTTGGTGAACtaggtggtgtacctaataaacctTCATGTGAAGGCACAGTATCTGTCCTTAGTTAACCTCACTGTATCTTCCACAGGGGAGTGAATGTGGTGCCTTTTCTGGAGTTCATTGGTTTACCAGAGAAGATTGTTGGTCTGCTGAATCACTCCTCTGGTGGCTATGCCCTCACTGCCTATGCCATGTTCAAAGTAAGAGTACTCAACGCCTTGTGATATGTACAAAGTAAGAATACTCACTGCCTATGATATGTTCAAGGTAAGAATACTCACTGCcgatgatacagtgcattcggaaagtattcagactccgtgactttttccacattttgttacgttacagccttattctaaaatggattctattgttttttcccctcatcaatctacacaaaaccccataatgacaaagcaaaaaaaatcacatttacataagtattcagaccctttactcagtactttgaagcatctttggcagcgattacagcatcaagtcttcttgggtatgacgctacaagcttggcacacctgtatttggggagtttctcccattcttctctgcagatcctctcaagctctgtcaggttggatggggagcgtcactgcacagctattttcaggtctctccaaagatggtcgatcgggttcaagtccatgctctggctgggccactcaaggacattcagagacttgtcccgaagccactcctgcatcgtcttgcctgtgtgcttaaggtcgttgtcctgttggaaggtgaaccttcgccccagtctgaggtcctgagtgctctggtgcaggttttcatcaaggatttctctgactagtctcccagtccctgctgctgaaaatcatccccacagcatgatgctgccaccaccatgcttcaccgtagggatggtgccaggtttcctccagacgtgatgcttggcattcaggtcaaagagttccatcttggtttcatcaaaccagagaatcttgtttctcatggtctgagagtcctttaggtgccttttggcaaactccaagcgggctgtcatgtgccttttactgaggagtggcttccgtctggccactctaccataaaggcctgattggtggagtgctgcagagatggttgtccttctggaaagttctcccatcttcacagaggaactctgtcagagtgaccatcgggttcttggtcacctccctgaccaaggcccttctcccccgattgctcagttagctgggcggccagctctaggaagagtcttggtggttccaaacttcttccatttaagaatgatggaggccactgtgttcttggggaccttcaatgctgcagacattttttggtacccttccccagatctgtgcctcgacacaatgctgtctctgagctctacggacaattccttcgacctcatggcttggtttttgctctgacatgcactgtcaactgtgggaccttatatagacaggagtgaggctttccaaatcatgtccaatcaattgaattgaccacagctggactccaatcaagttgtagaaacatctcaaggatgatcaatggaaacgggatgcatctgaactcaatttcgagtctcatagcaaagggtctgaatacttgtgtaaataaggtatatgtttttattttaaataaatttgcaaaaatgtgtgTCATTATTATgatgtttaacagtctgatggccttgagagagaagctgtttttcagtctctcggtcccagctttgatgcacctgtactgacctcgtcttctggatgatagtggggtgaacaggcagtggctcgggtggttgatgtccttgatgatctttttggccttcctgtgacatcgggtgtatTGTAATTGTATtgtaaatcatgttaaacactattgcacacagagtggtccatgcaacttattagaTGATTTCttaaaggaaaggttcacccattttgaatgttattgtttttgtgcatctctgattCCTTGGGtcatttcatgtgtatctgagttatTGCCGTTCAAGTAGGCAGAAATCCGGCTGGTATTATGTAGTAGCGTGAAATAGTCGCTCTCACTACGCTGGAAGTTAATATAACTATGACTGCGAAAACGTCTatcatgtcagatttcaatactggccgataTTCCTACCACGAGAAATTTGTAATTTAACGGAGGGGCTAGCACATTAattttcctatttgtctgcctctagGCCAGGGTGCAGTTGCCAGagatattatagaaaggagatGGGAATCCTATGAATGAAGGAACATTTAacgccccacccagcagactgtccaCCAATTGCATTCACGTTGTCATAATGAGTCACGCGGTTGCTAAACTAttcacgcaatcccttctcaaagtcagtgtaTATGTCGAGAAACGTGCCTATTTTCCTCAAATACGTAATATCACGATTCCAAAGTTATACGATACTACAGATAGCAAGTTCATTATCTTTTTGTTGACGAAATCCGagctaatgttgggtttttgagctagcgcccattagactcccattcactcctcGAAGGAGAGCGCTCTTTGtcccagaatgcaccgcgcagCTCATCGAcaacgtttcccatctcctcaaaagtatatctGCCGTTGCGAATGTTAGACCActgtgaggcacatcgatctgcatgttgaatatttattttatttaaacagGGAGTCACATTGAGATTGAAAACCTATTTTACAAGAGAGCCCTGTATACATCACAATAAAAACAGAATAATAAAACAATATACGTGTATAAAACAATATAATTCAGCACACAGTAAACCaaaataaacatatttaataaaagCAAATCACATTCAACTACATAGAGGTCCTCCATCAATCATTTAAACTGCCTGACAGGCACCAGCATATCTAACTGCAGTGAACTCTGCAGATTGTTCCACAAATTAGAATATGATgtgattgtagactcctaaattgatagctagctgtaaaatcgcaTAAATAAACTGCACTAAGTTACATGCTGATATtatctttggtattattgtgtgtagctacgttagccagccagcccatagagagggcattgcattgtggattttgtagtcgacttgagctgcaacagatttccacaatgattttccatgttgctatcaaccaaccttattataacgccaaaatgaaacatttgttcacccAAAAAAATCTCACATTactgttatttaacactgtaaatttAAAGGAATGAGTGGTgttgggtggatttttcctttaaaggtgcaatatgtaactttttgggagaCCTGACCAaatgcacatagaaatgtgagttaccaatctgtcattctcattgaaagcaagtctaagaagcggtagatctgttctatgtgagctatttctatgcttcccgtgcttaagtttagtttttgagtCTTTTACTTTCGATTTTGTacgcttcaaacagctgaaaatacaatatggttatggaaaatatatttcacagcgattttaaatggtacaatgattctctacactatacctgcttgttttgtcacaaactgaaattaggcaaactattataatttttgcaaccaggaaatggcggagcgatttctgcatagtacatcttcaagcaaatgtttactcctgaacttatttatgcttgccataagaaagggggtgaatacttattgactcaagacatttcagcttttcatttttaattcatttgtaaaaacataattccactttgacattatggtgtgttgcgtgtgtaggccagtgacacacaatctcaatttaatcaattttaaaatcaggctgtaatacaattTTTTTagggaaatagtcaaggggtgtgaatactttctgaaggcacagtacaaGGTAAGAGTACTCACTGCCTATGCCATGTACAAGGTAAGAGTACTCACTGCCTATGCCATGTACAAGGTAAGAGTACTCACTGCCTATGATATGTTCAATGTAAGAGTACTCACTGCCTATGATATGTTCAAGGTTAGAGTACTCACTGCCTATATGTTCAAGGTAAGAATATACGTACATACGATTACATGTTCAAGGTAAATAAATATGTACATACAATGACATGTTCAAGGTAAAAAGATATGTACATACGATGACATGTTCAAGGTAAGCAGAAATACTCACAGCAGCGTTTTGGTTGAATAGTGGTGGTGTTATTTTCTTATTGCAACAGCAGCTTCAATTCACTTGTTCTACTGAACTTTAACAGTGTCTTACTTGATCCTGATTTCCTTCAGATTGCAACCCCTGCCAGATACACTGTGACTCTGGGTGGGACGTCCTTCTCAGTGCAGTACCTCCGTAAACACGGCTACTTCTCCACCCCTCCGCCCGTCAAAGACTACCTGCAGGACCGGATGGAAGAGACCCGGGAGAAACTCACAGAGAAGATGGAGGAAACTAAGGAACTGTTCTCTGAAAAAATGGAGGAAACCAAAGAACTACTCTCAGGGAAAATGGAAGATACGAAAGAGCGTTTCTCTGGAAAGATGGAAGAGACGAAAGAACGTTTCTCTGGAAAGATGGAAGAGACAAAGGAACGTTTCTCTGGAAAGATGGAAGAGACGAAAGAACGTTTCTCTGGAAAGATGGAAGAGACAAAGGAACGTTTCTCTGGAAAGATGGAAGAGACGAAAGATCGTTTCTCTGGAAAGATGGAAGAGACGAAAGAACGTTTCTCTGGAAAGATGGGGGAAACGAAAGACATGTTCTCTGATAAACAACAGGAAACCAAAGACAAAGTGACTTACCGAAAGAAGATAGATTAGCATTGTTTACAAGTGGTTGTGAATAAACACGTTTGGTGTCTTCAATGTGGTTGGTGTCAAAGACAGAATTAAGGCACTTATTATGAACCTACTGTAGAGAGATGAATGAGTCCAGACATTTCACAGTACTTCTGCCATCCTGACTACACTAGCTAGTACCATTATACCTGctatagtggcttgcgaaagtattcaccccccttggcatttttcctattgtgttgcgttacaacctggaattaaaattgattttttgggggtttgtatcatttgatttacacaacatgcctaccactttgaagatgccaaataaataaaaaaattgtgaaacaaacaagaaataagacaaaaaaacagaacttgagcatgcataactattcccccccccccaagtcaatactttgtagagccaccttttgcagcaattacagctggaagtctcttggggtatgtctctttaagctttgcacatctagccactgggactttttctcattcttcaaggcaaaactgctccagctccttcaagttggatgggttccgctgatgtacaacaatctttaagtcataccacaaaatctcaattggattgaggtctgggctttgactaggccattccaagacatttaaatgtttccccttaaaccactcaagtgttgctttagcagtatgctggaagttgaacctccgtcccagtctcaaatctctggaagactgaaacaggtttccctcaagaatttccctgtatttagcgccatccataattccttcaattctgaccagtttcccagtccctgccgatgaaaaacatcccccacagcatgatgcttccaccaccatgcttcactatggggatggtgttctcagggtgatgagaggtgttgggtttgtgccagacatagcgttttccttgatggccaaaaagctaaattttagtctcatctgaccagagtaccttcttccatatgtttggggagtctcccacatgccttttggcgaacaccaaa from Coregonus clupeaformis isolate EN_2021a chromosome 17, ASM2061545v1, whole genome shotgun sequence includes these protein-coding regions:
- the LOC121585884 gene encoding uncharacterized protein C18orf19 homolog B, which codes for MHRVLSQGALRQMAYVRSMVMGLSVCEARLAESLCVVARLPPRPGQRWVSSSAVNRAVDRPKLQPEDQDPPSHPPSLAGTEPLYGADSSKLPVEALPQAPEIDPLQDKSIGLVQRFKKTFKQYGKVMIPVHLLTSSVWFGTFYYAAMQGVNVVPFLEFIGLPEKIVGLLNHSSGGYALTAYAMFKIATPARYTVTLGGTSFSVQYLRKHGYFSTPPPVKDYLQDRMEETREKLTEKMEETKELFSEKMEETKELLSGKMEDTKERFSGKMEETKERFSGKMEETKERFSGKMEETKERFSGKMEETKERFSGKMEETKDRFSGKMEETKERFSGKMGETKDMFSDKQQETKDKVTYRKKID